A genomic region of Candidatus Coatesbacteria bacterium contains the following coding sequences:
- a CDS encoding methylated-DNA--[protein]-cysteine S-methyltransferase: MAIRRVLIEAPWTERGWGRVGLEEQDGLLTHCHLLAGDGYAAGADARREWSPLLQRAARRIEAYFTDAGAVFDLPLALDGTEFQRRVWEELVRVPLGQTVSYGELARRIDNPRAARAVGNAVGVNPLPLIVPCHRVIRTDGALGGYGDQSDHSLALKVYLLKHEGALKSPPPGAALYDIL; the protein is encoded by the coding sequence ATGGCGATACGTCGGGTGCTGATCGAGGCTCCGTGGACCGAGCGTGGTTGGGGCCGGGTGGGTCTGGAGGAGCAGGACGGCCTGCTGACCCACTGTCACCTGTTGGCCGGCGACGGTTACGCGGCCGGAGCCGACGCCCGGCGGGAGTGGTCGCCGCTGCTGCAGCGGGCGGCGCGGCGTATCGAGGCCTACTTCACCGACGCCGGCGCCGTTTTCGATCTGCCCCTGGCCCTCGACGGCACGGAGTTCCAGCGCCGGGTCTGGGAGGAGCTGGTCCGGGTGCCGCTGGGACAGACGGTTAGCTACGGAGAGCTGGCTCGCAGGATCGATAACCCCCGCGCGGCCCGGGCCGTCGGCAACGCGGTCGGCGTCAACCCCCTGCCGCTGATCGTGCCCTGTCATCGGGTGATCCGCACCGACGGCGCCCTGGGAGGCTACGGCGATCAGAGCGACCATTCGCTGGCGCTGAAGGTGTATCTGCTCAAGCACGAGGGCGCGCTGAAGTCACCGCCGCCGGGCGCGGCGCTCTACGACATTCTCTAG